The genomic interval CTGGTGGGCAGCCAAGCTGTGTCGGTTCAATGTGGGTGAACTCGATTCATATGATTCGCGAGTTAGGAGAATACCGAACTCGGAGCTGTTATAAGGCCGACGTTTCTAGCACAAGGACGCGCTTGGCGGCGTTGAGTAACGGGATTCGGGTCAGCATGTCCCGAGACAGCGTCATGGACTGAAGGCCCTGCCCAGTTTGAACTGCACTGCCAGAATTCCAGCGTCATAATCACATGCATTGTTCTCCGCGCGCTCGCACGTACTCAATTCGGCATATCCGCGCTCCGGATCAGGGGGGTCACCTCCCGCAGCGCGACGTTCGGAGCCGCGTCACTGTGCGGTGATCCGACGCCAGAGACGAAGTGGGAAGGGCAATACCAGCGCCAGCTGCAGTGGGGGCCGCGCTGTCAACGCGTGCCGCTTGCGGGGCTGAACCGCAGGGTCGAGGCCGCGGCGGTGTCGCTGACCATGTCGGTGACGCCGCCCGAGTACTTCTTGCGGTAGGCCGCGTCGACCGCCGCCCGCCCCGATTCCCCGACGTCCTGCACCACGACGTCGGTCTCGAGCCCGCCGGCCCGGATCCGGGCCCGCCCGGTTCGCACGACTCCCCCGAACCAGCCCGTCTCCCGCCGGTGCCACGTGCGGACGAACACTTCCCCGTCGGCGCACACCACCCAGATCGTCGTCCACCGGCCGAGCCCGCCGTCCGCCCGCCGCACGGCGACCTCCATCTCGTGGCTGTCGCCGATCGCCCGCAGCTCGGCGGGGTCCCACCGCTCACTCATGCCTCGGAAGTACCACATCTTGGCTACAGCAGGATCAGGTCGGCCAGTTCCTCCGGCAGGCCCGGTGAGAAGCACACGTGCCCCATCCCCGGCACGAGCCGCAGCGAGGCACCCGGGATCGCTTCGGCCAGCGCCTCCCCGTGCTGCACGGCATAGATCGGGTCCTGGTCGCCGTGCAGCACCAGCGTCGGGGCGGTGATCGTCGACAGTGGAACAAGGCGGTCGGGTGTCGTCCGGCTCAGGGCCAGGTTGTGCTGGGCCGCGGCCGCCGGGTTCGTGGTCCGCGCCCAGCAGCGGGTCAGCGCCGTACGGGCGCCGGCCTCGTCGTACGGGCGGACGTCGCCGTTCATGACGCGGAACAGCTCGACGTCGGCCTCGACGCCGGGCGGCGCTTCGGACCGGTGCTGCAGGAAACGGGCTGACGGCGGCGGCAGAGACCCCGGATCGGGCGGGAGACCGTCCATCGCCCGCTGCCAGAGCCGGCCGAGGTCGTAGTTCATCGGCGTGCTCGAGATCAGGGTCAGCGATCGCACCCGGGACGGCGCGTGCACGCCCAGCCACTGCGCGATCATGCCGCCCATGGACATCCCGGCGAAGGAGGCCGACTCCAGCCCGTACGCGTCCAGCACAGCCAACGCGTCACCGGCAAGATCCGACAACCCGTACGGATTGCCAGCATAGTCCACAATGCTCGATCTGCCGGTGTCACGATGGTCGTACCGGATCACCTGCACCCCGCGTCCGACAAGGCGGTCGATCAGCGCGCCGGGGCAGGTCAGCCCCTGGGCCGAGGCCCCCATGATCAGCAGTACGGCGGAGTGGCCGGGGTGCCCGATGCGCTCGGTCCACAGTCGCAGCGAACCGGCCGTGACGAAGGTCATGACCGGTCACCGTAGCCGGACGCCCAGCTCACGGCACCCGGAATTACGAGGCGCGCACCGATACATCTGACCTTTCGGGTTGTCCGGCGATCTCCCGGGTACGGCGAATCACGACAGCTAGGAAATGAGGTACACGAAGTGCCGGCCCCCACTCATGACATCGAGGACCTTCGGGTCAACAGCCGGATGTACGACGCCGTGATCGAACAGATCGACGGCCGCCGCATCCGGATCGGCCAGGACTGGCTGGTGGACTGGGCGTCCTGCAACTACCTCGGGTTCGACCTGGACCCCGAGGTCATCGAGGCCGTCGAGCCGCAGCTGCGCCGCTGGGGCACGCATCCCAGCTGGTCGCGCATGCTCGGCAGCCCCCGGCTCTATCCGCAGCTCGAGGAACGGCTCACCGGGCTGCTCGGCGCCGAGGACGTGCTGCTGCTGCCCACCATCTCGCAGATCCACCTCGGCGCGATCCCGGCCCTGATCGGCGAGGGCACCCTCATCATGGAGAGCCGCGCCCACCGCACGATCTACGACGGCTGCATGTTCGCGCGGGGCCGGGGCGCCACCGTACGCCGGTTCCGCTCGGGTGACCTGGAGGAGCTGGAACGCCTGCTCAGGGCGGCCACCGCCCGCCCGGTCATGGTCTGCATGGACGGCGTGAACAGCATGACCGGCGACATTCCCGACCTCAAGCGGTACGCCGCCCTGTGCCGCGCGCACGACGCCGTCCTCTACGTCGACGACGCGCACGGCATGGGCGTGATCGGCGAGCGCAGCCCCGACGAGCCTTCCCCGTACGGGCTGCGTGGCAACGCCATCGTCAAACATTCGGGCGAGTCGTACGACAACGTCGTCCTCGTCGGCGGCTTCTCCAAGGCGTACTCGTCGCTCCTCGCCTTTCTGGCCCTGCCCACAGCGGTCAAGAACAAGCTGAAGGTCGACGCCCCCACGTACCTGTATTCCGGCCCCTCCCCCGTCGCGTCGCTGGCCACGGTGATGGCCGGGCTCGACGTCAACGAGAAACGCGGCGACGAGCTGCGGGCCCACCTCTACCGGCTCACGGTGAAACTTCTTTCCCACGTACGGGGAATGGGTGTGCACACGCTCAACGTGCACGACACGCCCGTCGTGGAGATCCCCATCTCGCCCGACCACGACCTGATCGACGTGTCCGAGCGGCTGTGGCGGGCCGGGCAGTACGTCACGCTCGCGCCCTACCCGGGTGTGCCGCGCGACGAGATCGGTTTCCGGGTGCAGCTGACCGCCGCGCACACCGAGCAGCACGTCGACGACCTCAACGCCGTGCTCACCGAGCTGGCCCGCGACGGCGTGCTGCGTCCCGCGGTCCCGCGGCAGCGCCGCCCGTCCTGACCGTCACGTCAAGAACACGGCAGCGCCGCCTGTCCCGACCGTCACGTCAAGAACGCGGCAGCACCGCCCGTGCGCACCGTGACGTGACCCGTCAGCCTCCGGTGATCGACCAGTGCCACGGCTCCGACGGCAGGTTGACGAACCCGTACGCCTTCGCGTGCGCGATCAGCCACTTGTAGCCCGTGCTCGTCCGGGTCAGCGACTTGCCGTCCTGGGTGATGTCGACGGCCATGCCCAGCTCGTGCAGCGACCGGCCGGGGATGGCTGTCGGCACTCGGCACGACGAGGACGGCGCGGTCCACACGTCGGGGCAGCCGTTGGTCTTGCGCAGCTGGATCTGGCGTTCCTTGGTGCGGAAGCCGCCGCCCGAGAGCACAACCCCGTTGGCGCGGGCGTCGTCGATCATCCGCCGGAACGCGTACGCGACGCTGCGATGCACGGTGATGCCGCGGATCTGCACGGTGTCGGCGACGGTGAACGTGCCGCGCGACTGGTTGACCACCTCACGGCTGAGCCCGGCGGCCTGCGTGGCCAGCGAGTACGCGGTCGGCAGAGCGGCAAGCTTCTGCTGACCGGCGGTGACCGCGGCCGCGGCGGCGTCCCGGTTCGCGACGGCCGTGGCGAGCGTCGCGGTGGCCGTACGGACGTTGGTCTTGGCCGTGGCCAGCGCGGCGGCGCTCTTCTTGACCTCGGCCTGCCGTACGGCCAGGGTCTTGGTGGCGGCCGTCACCGCGTTCTTGGCCTTGGTGATGGCGGCGGTGCTGCGGGGCTTCTTCTTGTTCGCCTTGGTCAGGTTCTGCTTGGCGGTGGTCAGCGCCTTCTGCGCGGCGGTCACCCGGGTCCGGGCCGCCGTGTCGGTCCTGGTGGCGGTGGTCAGCTGAGCTTCGGCCAGGCGGCCGGCGTTGGTGGCGTTCGCAACCTCGCTGACGCGGGTGACGACGGTGGCCTGCCGGGCGGCAACGTCGGCCCGGATGGTGGCGGCGGTCTGCTGCCGCGTCAGGCTGCGGTACATCAGCGTGTTCCAGGTCTGCGCCACCGCGGGCGGGGCGGCCTGCGCCGGGGTCGGGGCCGCGAGGGCGGACACGCCGAAGGCGAGCGCCGCGAGCGGGAGGGTGATGGCCCGGCGGGCCCGGCGGCGGATCGTCGGATCCGGTCGGAGTTCCAGTCGTGTCGTCACCCGGAAGAGACTCCGGGGCGGCGGGAGCTACTCCGTGCCCTCGCGGGTGCGGCCTGGTTGCGTCAGCGCCCGGGCGGCCTGCACCGCGCGCGCCGCGACCTCCTCCACCGGCATGGCGTCGGTGTTGAAGAAGCCCTCGGTGTAGAGCGTCACGTACCCCTGGGCCACCGCGACGACGGCCTCGACCTGCCGTGCCGCCTCGGCATGGGTGGCGGCGGAGGCCAGCTCGAGCAGCGTCGAGACCAGGGCGCGGGTGTGCTCGCGACGCTCGTCGTCGGGCACGGTGAGCAGCTCCCGCGCGAAGATGACGGGAAAGCCCGCCCCGGTCCGTGCGACGTAACTCACGTACGCCCCGGCCGCTCCCGCCAGCCCGTCCTCGCCGGCGGCCAGGATCTCGGCGCGCAGGTCACGGGCCGCCTCGCCCGACACCGCGCTCAGCAGGTGCGCCCGGTCGGGGAAATGCCGGTACGGCGCGGCCGAGCTCACGCCGAGCCGCCGGGCGACCGCGGCGACCGAGAACTTCTGCGGCCCGCACTCGGCCAGCAGCTCGAAGCTGGCCGCGAGGACCGCCGCCCGGAGGTCGCCGTGGTGGTACCCCTTTTTGACCGACACGCCGCCTCCCCGCTTGCCTCGGTGTAAGAGGGCTCTTACATTACCAAGTAAGAGCCCTCTTACATCGGAGGAGAACCGTGACGATCCGGCTCGGCTATCAGATCCCGAACTTCACCTATCCCGGCGTCCCGGTCGAGAACACCTTCGACACGGTGGCCGCGCAGGCCCGCGAGGCCGAGGCGTCCGGCTTCGACACCGTGCTGGTGATGGACCACTTCTATCAGCTGCCCGGCATCGGGACGCCCGACCAGGCGATGCTCGAGGCGTACACGACGCTGGGCGCCCTGTCCGGGGTCACGTCGACGGTGCAGCTGTCGACGCTGGTCACCGGCAACACGTACCGCAACCCGGCCATGCTGGCCAAGACGGTGACGACGCTCGACGTGGTCTCGAAGGGCCGGGCGGTGCTCGGCATCGGCGCCGGCTGGTTCGAGCGTGAGCACCACGACCTGGGCTACGAGTTCGGCACCTTCACCGAGCGCTTCGAACGGCTCGACGAGGCCCTGACCATCATCGCCCCGATGCTCCGCGGCGAGCCCGCGACGTTCGAGGGCAAGTGGTACGTCGCCCGCGGCGCCATGAACAACCCGCGGGTACGCCCGGCCATCCCGATCATGCTGGGCGGCTCGGGCGAACAGAAGACGTTCCGGCTCGCCGCCCGGTTCGCCGACCACATGAACATCATCTGCGACCTGGCCGACCTGCCCCGCAAGGTGTCGGTGCTGCGGCAGCGCTGCGAAGAGATCGGCCGCGACCCCGCCACCCTGGCCACCAGCTTCCTGATCATGGGCATGGTCGGCGAGACCGAGCAGGAGGCCAAGGAACTGGGCGAGACGATCCCCGAAGACCGTCGCAACCGCGCCTTCCTCGGCACCCCCGACCAGGTCGCCGAGCAGATCCAGGAGAAGATCCTGAACGCCGGCGTCGACGGCATCTGCATCAACCTGATCCGCAACGGCCACCGCCCCGGTGTGGTCTCAGCGGTCGGCACAGCCCTGAGGCCCCTGGTCGCGTAGCCGACGTTCGTGCTCCTCAGCTGACGAAACGGTGGGGCCGGCCCTGTCCGGCCGGCCGCACCGGTCCTTGCGCCTGGTCGAGGGTGTCAGGTGCGGCGTCCGCGGATGCCGGCGACGATGCTGACGCCGACGGCGGCCAGCCCAATCTGCATGATCAGTTCGATCCAGTCGATGCCACGGGTGTCGTCGACGCCGATGGCCGCGGCGAGGAACGTGCCGATGAGGGCGGCGACGATACCGATCAGGATCGTGAGCCAGATCGGGATGTTCTGCTTGCCGGGGACGACGAGCCGGCCGAGCGCGCCGATGATCAGGCCGATGATGATCGCGGTGATGATGCCGGAGATCTCCACGTCAACTCCTAGTCGAGGGAACAGCCGTCTGCGTTCCCGTCCCCGGGCACGGATCAAACCTCGGAGAGCGCCGGGTAAGCAGCCACCGTCTCGCAGTATCCTCGCCGGGCAGTCCCTTGACGACACCTCGCCGGGCACGGCCGGTGACCGGTGGAACGGCGAGCCGTGTCGAGAAAGGTCGATGGAAATCGGCTAACCGACAGCGCCGGGGGACGAACGGGTCCATAGTGTGCCGATGACAACGGGGACCAGGGTCCAGTGGCGCGAGGTCTTCCTGGGCGGTTCGCCCGAGGCCGAACGGCGGCTGTTCGAGCGGATGGCCGTGCAGATCATGCGGACCCAGCTCAAGAACCGCAAGCACGGGCAACCGATCGTGGCGGGCTTCCAGGCCAAGGGCACGTACGCCGTGGACGACGCCGAGCTGCGCTTCCGGGACGACCTTCCGGCCGACCTGCGGGTGGGGTTCGCGCAGCCGGGGGCGGTCTGGCGTACGGCCGTGCGGTTCAGCAACGCCGAGGGCCGCATCCTCGACGACCGTGAACCCGACCTGCGCGGCGCCGCCCTGCGGGTCACGACGGGCACGGGCGAGCAGCACGACCTGCTGATGACCAACGCGCCTGTCTCCCACGCCCGCGACGCCCGCCAGTTCGCCGAGTTCGCGGTGGCCACGGCGGGCGGCGGGCTGGGCCGTTACCTGGGTCTGGGCAGGTTGCTGGCCGTGCTGGGCCCGGCCGAGACGATCCGGATGGTGCGCAACGTCCTCGAGGGCCGCCGCCGCATCGGCAGTGTGGCCACCGAGACCTACTGGAGCCGCATCCCGATCACCTGGGGCGACGAGCTGGCCGTCCAATATCTCCTGAGGCCGCTGCCCGGCGACGCGCCGCCCGCGCAGGACGGCCCGGACTTCCTGACCGCCGAGATGGGCGCGCGCCTGCAGCGGGGCGACGTGCGTTTCGAGCTGTGTGTGCAACGGTTCCGCAGCCCCGAGGAGACGCCGATCGAGGACGCCGCGGTCGACTGGCGATCCGCGGACGCGCCGCCCGAGCCGGTGGCCACGCTGACGATCCGTACGGGCTCGTGCGACAACCCGGTCGTGCACGCGATGCGCTTCAACCCGTGGAACACCACCGAGGACTTCCGCCCGCTGGGCAACCTCAACCGGGTGCGCAAGGCCGCGTACGACGCCAGCGCCGCCCACCGGGATCAGCGGCGGTGGCTGACCGACGTGCCGGCCCGCAACCGGATCGCCAGCTCCGCCATGGTCGCGATTTTCGGTCTGGTCAACCGGTTCCGGCCGTGGCACCGGCTGCCCGCGTCGCTCGCGCTGCTCAACCTGGCGGCCCTGCGCGACGTGCTCCGGCGCGACAACCTGATCGACACCGAGAATCGTGAGGCCCCTCCCCGCGTACGGGATGTGCCTGTGCCTCCCCGGCCGGAAGAACGCGATTTCCGTACGCACGAGGGCCGTTGGAATGATCTTTCGGATCGTGACATGGGTGCCGTGGGGGCTGCGTTCGGCCGCAACGTGCCCGCCGTGCACCGGCCCGACCTGGTGAACGAGCCGAACCCGATCGTGGTGAGCCGCGAGCTGCTGCGCCGCGACGCGTTCCGCCCCGCCACTTCGCTCAACATCCTGGCCGCGACGTGGATCCAGTTCCAGGTGCACGACTGGGTGGTGCACGCGCGCCACCCGCTCGGGGGCCCCGACGACGTACGGGTGCCTCTGCCGCCCGGCATGGACGGCTGGGTCAACACGCCCGGCGGCGAACCCGAACCCGAGATGCGCATCGGCGGCAACATCAGCCGCGGCACCGGCGCCGACGGCACCGAGCTGCTCTTCGGCAACGTGGCCTCGCACTGGTGGGACGGCTCCGAGGTCTACGGCACCGGCACGGCCAAGGCCCACGAGCTGCGCGACGGCGCGAGGATCCGGCTCACGCCCGAGGGCTACCTGCCGGTCGACGTCGCCGGGGCGGAGATCACCGGCTTCAACGAGGCGTGGTGGCTCGGGCTGAGCAGCATGCACACGCTGTTCGCCAGGGAGCACAACCTGCTCTGCGACGAGTTGTCGAGCCGCAACCCGGAGTGGGACTCCGAGCGCGTCTACCAGACCGCCCGGCTCGTCGTGGCCGCGATGATCGCGAAGATCCACACGGTCGAGTGGACGCCGGCGATCCTCGCCACCGACGTGCTGCGCCGCGGCATGAACGTCAACTGGAACGGTGTGCCGGCGAACGATCTGCTCAGCCGGATCGGGTTGTGGCTGACCGACGTCAACGCGCTGCACGGCATCCCGGGGACCACGCCCGACCATCACAGCGCGCCGTACTCGCTGACCGAGGACTTCGTCACCGTCTACCGCATGCATCCGCTGATCCCGGACGACTACACGTTCTCCACACCGGACGGTCAGACGCTCGGCGACCGCACGTTCCTCGACCTGCAGGGCGTACGGGCCGACGACGAGCTGCGGGCGCTGGGCCTGAGCAACGTCATGTTCTCGTTCGGCACCGCCCACCCGGGCGCGATCACGCTGCACAACTATCCGCTGTCGCTGCTGAGCCTGGAACGCGACGGGGAGCTGATCGACCTGTCGGTGGTCGACCTCGTGCGCACCCGCATGCGGGGGGTGCCGCGCTACAACGACTTCCGCGAGGCGCTGCACATGCCCCGGATCACACGCTGGGAGGACCTGAGCGACGACCCGGCGACCGTGGCGAAGCTGCGTGCGGTGTACCGCGGCATCGACGAGGTCGACACCATGGTCGGGTTGTTCGCCGAGACGCCGCCGGAGGGTTTCGGCTTCTCCGACACGGCGTTCCGGGTGTTCATCCTGATGGCCTCGCGGCGCCTGCAGAGCGACCGGTTCCTGACCGTCGACTACCGTCCCGAGGTCTACACCCAGTTCGGCCTCGACCACATCGCCGCCACGACCATGACCGACCTGATCCACCGCCACTGCCCCGAGCTCAAGGGGGTGCTGCCGGCCGGACGTAACGCGTTCGCGCCTTGGAGCTGAACCCTTGTAGGTTGCCCGCATGCTGCTGCCCCGCTCGGCCCCCGCGAGCCGGGGAGTCTCCTCCCGCGCGCTGGAAGCGTTGCTGGACAGGCTCGAGGCCACCTCCGTCGAGTGTCACTCGCTCATGTTCGTACGGGGTGGTCACGTCCTCGCCGAGGGCTGGTGGGCGCCGTACTCGGCGACCCGGCCACACCTGCTCTACTCGCTGACCAAGTCGTTCACCTCGACGGCGGTCGCTACCAGTTCTGGATGTCGCGGCACGGCTACCGGGGTGACGGCGCCTTCGGGCAGATGTGCCTCGTCGTCCCGTCGCGCGACCTGGTCGTCGTCGTGACCGGCGCCATGACCGAGGCGCAGCAGTTCCTGGACGCGCTCCGGGACTGCCTGTGGCCGGGCCTGGACCGTCCGGACAGCCCCGCCGACGACGCCCGGCTCGCGGCCCGGCTGCGCGGGCTGACCCTGCCCATCATGGCGGGGTCGAGCGGCCCCGACCGGCCCTTGACCGCTCGGATCACCGGCGGCGACGCTGTGCCCGAGGGAACCCCGATCGTCGTCGAACCGGTCGAGGGTGGCTGGACGCTGCGCCTCGGCTTACTGTTCGCCATCGAGGTGGGACATGGCCAGTGGCGCGAGGGCGCACCCCTCGGCCGCCCCCTCGTCGGGTGCGGCGGCTGGCAGGGCGGCCGTTTCGTCGCCGAGCTCTGCGTCATCACCACCCCGCACCGCGTCCGCCTGGTCGTCGAGGCGGGAGCCGCCACCGCGACCTGGAACATCGTCCCGCTCACCGGCCCCCGCCTCGACCTGCACCTGCGCGCGCCCCTGATGACCCGCCCCGATGTCAGTTGATCCACATTGACTCGTCCGCACAGGTCACACCGTCCGACCG from Paractinoplanes brasiliensis carries:
- a CDS encoding serine hydrolase, with translation MLLPRSAPASRGVSSRALEALLDRLEATSVECHSLMFVRGGHVLAEGWWAPYSATRPHLLYSLTKSFTSTAVATSSGCRGTATGVTAPSGRCASSSRRATWSSS
- a CDS encoding M15 family metallopeptidase gives rise to the protein MTTRLELRPDPTIRRRARRAITLPLAALAFGVSALAAPTPAQAAPPAVAQTWNTLMYRSLTRQQTAATIRADVAARQATVVTRVSEVANATNAGRLAEAQLTTATRTDTAARTRVTAAQKALTTAKQNLTKANKKKPRSTAAITKAKNAVTAATKTLAVRQAEVKKSAAALATAKTNVRTATATLATAVANRDAAAAAVTAGQQKLAALPTAYSLATQAAGLSREVVNQSRGTFTVADTVQIRGITVHRSVAYAFRRMIDDARANGVVLSGGGFRTKERQIQLRKTNGCPDVWTAPSSSCRVPTAIPGRSLHELGMAVDITQDGKSLTRTSTGYKWLIAHAKAYGFVNLPSEPWHWSITGG
- a CDS encoding DUF2255 family protein, whose amino-acid sequence is MSERWDPAELRAIGDSHEMEVAVRRADGGLGRWTTIWVVCADGEVFVRTWHRRETGWFGGVVRTGRARIRAGGLETDVVVQDVGESGRAAVDAAYRKKYSGGVTDMVSDTAAASTLRFSPASGTR
- a CDS encoding TetR/AcrR family transcriptional regulator; amino-acid sequence: MSVKKGYHHGDLRAAVLAASFELLAECGPQKFSVAAVARRLGVSSAAPYRHFPDRAHLLSAVSGEAARDLRAEILAAGEDGLAGAAGAYVSYVARTGAGFPVIFARELLTVPDDERREHTRALVSTLLELASAATHAEAARQVEAVVAVAQGYVTLYTEGFFNTDAMPVEEVAARAVQAARALTQPGRTREGTE
- a CDS encoding aminotransferase class I/II-fold pyridoxal phosphate-dependent enzyme, which gives rise to MPAPTHDIEDLRVNSRMYDAVIEQIDGRRIRIGQDWLVDWASCNYLGFDLDPEVIEAVEPQLRRWGTHPSWSRMLGSPRLYPQLEERLTGLLGAEDVLLLPTISQIHLGAIPALIGEGTLIMESRAHRTIYDGCMFARGRGATVRRFRSGDLEELERLLRAATARPVMVCMDGVNSMTGDIPDLKRYAALCRAHDAVLYVDDAHGMGVIGERSPDEPSPYGLRGNAIVKHSGESYDNVVLVGGFSKAYSSLLAFLALPTAVKNKLKVDAPTYLYSGPSPVASLATVMAGLDVNEKRGDELRAHLYRLTVKLLSHVRGMGVHTLNVHDTPVVEIPISPDHDLIDVSERLWRAGQYVTLAPYPGVPRDEIGFRVQLTAAHTEQHVDDLNAVLTELARDGVLRPAVPRQRRPS
- a CDS encoding alpha/beta fold hydrolase; the protein is MTFVTAGSLRLWTERIGHPGHSAVLLIMGASAQGLTCPGALIDRLVGRGVQVIRYDHRDTGRSSIVDYAGNPYGLSDLAGDALAVLDAYGLESASFAGMSMGGMIAQWLGVHAPSRVRSLTLISSTPMNYDLGRLWQRAMDGLPPDPGSLPPPSARFLQHRSEAPPGVEADVELFRVMNGDVRPYDEAGARTALTRCWARTTNPAAAAQHNLALSRTTPDRLVPLSTITAPTLVLHGDQDPIYAVQHGEALAEAIPGASLRLVPGMGHVCFSPGLPEELADLILL
- a CDS encoding GlsB/YeaQ/YmgE family stress response membrane protein: MEISGIITAIIIGLIIGALGRLVVPGKQNIPIWLTILIGIVAALIGTFLAAAIGVDDTRGIDWIELIMQIGLAAVGVSIVAGIRGRRT
- a CDS encoding LLM class F420-dependent oxidoreductase is translated as MTIRLGYQIPNFTYPGVPVENTFDTVAAQAREAEASGFDTVLVMDHFYQLPGIGTPDQAMLEAYTTLGALSGVTSTVQLSTLVTGNTYRNPAMLAKTVTTLDVVSKGRAVLGIGAGWFEREHHDLGYEFGTFTERFERLDEALTIIAPMLRGEPATFEGKWYVARGAMNNPRVRPAIPIMLGGSGEQKTFRLAARFADHMNIICDLADLPRKVSVLRQRCEEIGRDPATLATSFLIMGMVGETEQEAKELGETIPEDRRNRAFLGTPDQVAEQIQEKILNAGVDGICINLIRNGHRPGVVSAVGTALRPLVA
- a CDS encoding peroxidase family protein, which codes for MTTGTRVQWREVFLGGSPEAERRLFERMAVQIMRTQLKNRKHGQPIVAGFQAKGTYAVDDAELRFRDDLPADLRVGFAQPGAVWRTAVRFSNAEGRILDDREPDLRGAALRVTTGTGEQHDLLMTNAPVSHARDARQFAEFAVATAGGGLGRYLGLGRLLAVLGPAETIRMVRNVLEGRRRIGSVATETYWSRIPITWGDELAVQYLLRPLPGDAPPAQDGPDFLTAEMGARLQRGDVRFELCVQRFRSPEETPIEDAAVDWRSADAPPEPVATLTIRTGSCDNPVVHAMRFNPWNTTEDFRPLGNLNRVRKAAYDASAAHRDQRRWLTDVPARNRIASSAMVAIFGLVNRFRPWHRLPASLALLNLAALRDVLRRDNLIDTENREAPPRVRDVPVPPRPEERDFRTHEGRWNDLSDRDMGAVGAAFGRNVPAVHRPDLVNEPNPIVVSRELLRRDAFRPATSLNILAATWIQFQVHDWVVHARHPLGGPDDVRVPLPPGMDGWVNTPGGEPEPEMRIGGNISRGTGADGTELLFGNVASHWWDGSEVYGTGTAKAHELRDGARIRLTPEGYLPVDVAGAEITGFNEAWWLGLSSMHTLFAREHNLLCDELSSRNPEWDSERVYQTARLVVAAMIAKIHTVEWTPAILATDVLRRGMNVNWNGVPANDLLSRIGLWLTDVNALHGIPGTTPDHHSAPYSLTEDFVTVYRMHPLIPDDYTFSTPDGQTLGDRTFLDLQGVRADDELRALGLSNVMFSFGTAHPGAITLHNYPLSLLSLERDGELIDLSVVDLVRTRMRGVPRYNDFREALHMPRITRWEDLSDDPATVAKLRAVYRGIDEVDTMVGLFAETPPEGFGFSDTAFRVFILMASRRLQSDRFLTVDYRPEVYTQFGLDHIAATTMTDLIHRHCPELKGVLPAGRNAFAPWS